In Hevea brasiliensis isolate MT/VB/25A 57/8 chromosome 13, ASM3005281v1, whole genome shotgun sequence, a single genomic region encodes these proteins:
- the LOC110662003 gene encoding uncharacterized protein LOC110662003, protein MGKTYAVGLISALAASASLSQTNSIAFADTPFNFSTLFPSSSSSTTSNASSQSPSFSTSGQSPPSNSAQSAVANAVDSVPKATRNDNPRTTSAGFDPEALERGAKALREIASSSHAKKVFEVMKTQEATRQAEWAAKASEFKATQAQAETERQRVIYDEQKKLAQHQAQTKSQMARYEDELARKRMQADNEYQRARNQELVKLQEESSIRQEQARRATEEQIQAQRRQTEREKADIERETIRVRAMAEAEGRAHEAKLAEDVNRRMLIDRANAEREKWVAAINTTFDHIGGGLRAILTDQNKLVVAVGGVTALAAGIYTTREGAKVIWSYVDRILGQPSLIRESSRGKYPWSGFFTRTMSTLSHSANKGSSKNGNGFGDVILHPSLQKRIEQLSNATANTKSHQAPFRNMLFYGPPGTGKTMAARELARKSGLDYALMTGGDVAPLGSQAVTKIHQLFDWAKKSKRGLLLFIDEADAFLCERNKTYMSEAQRSALNALLFRTGDQSKDIVLALATNRPGDLDSAVADRIDEVLEFPLPGEEERFKLLKLYLDKYIAQAGSRKSGGWFQNLFKKQQQKIEIRGLTDDILKEAAAKTEGFSGREIAKLMASIQAAVYGSQNCVLDPSLFREVVDYKVAEHQQRSKLASKSDGKSA, encoded by the exons atggggaaAACGTATGCAGTAGGGCTAATCTCTGCTCTAGCAGCCTCTGCTTCTCTCTCCCAGACTAACTCCATTGCCTTTGCTGATACCCCTTTCAACTTCTCTACATTATTTCCCTCCTCTTCGTCTTCCACTACATCAAATGCTTCTTCTCAGTCTCCTTCATTTTCTACTTCTGGTCAATCTCCGCCCTCCAATTCGGCTCAATCTGCGGTGGCTAATGCTGTGGATTCTGTTCCTAAAGCTACAAGGAACGATAACCCTAGGACGACGTCGGCTGGGTTCGATCCGGAGGCACTCGAGAGAGGTGCCAAAGCCTTAAGGGAGATTGCCTCTTCTAGTCATGCTAAGAAG GTGTTTGAAGTGATGAAGACGCAAGAAGCAACAAGGCAGGCAGAATGGGCAGCGAAGGCTTCAGAATTTAAGGCAACGCAAGCACAAGCTGAAACT GAGAGACAAAGGGTAATATATGATGAACAGAAAAAGTTGGCTCAACATCAGGCACAAACTAAATCCCAGATGGCTCGTTATGAGGATgaattggcaagaaaaaggatGCAG GCTGATAACGAATACCAAAGAGCAAGGAATCAGGAGCTTGTCAAACTGCAAGAAGAATCATCAATAAGGCAGGAGCAAGCTCGACGAGCCACAGAAGAACAGATTCAAGCACAACGGCGCCAGACAGAGAGAGAAAAGGCTGATATAGAACGGGAAACAATCAGGGTGAGAGCTATGGCAGAAGCTGAAGGGAGAGCCCATGAAGCAAAGCTAGCTGAAGATGTTAACAGGCGAATGCTGATTGATCGTGCAAATGCTGAAAGAGAGAAGTGGGTGGCCGCTATTAATACAACTTTTGACCATATTGGAG gggGTTTACGAGCCATTTTAACAGACCAAAATAAGTTAGTTGTTGCTGTGGGAGGAGTGACCGCTCTTGCCGCTGGGATTTATACAACAAG AGAAGGTGCAAAGGTGATTTGGAGCTATGTGGATAGAATATTGGGACAACCATCACTTATCAGAGAGTCTTCCCGAGGGAAATACCCTTGGTCTGGATTTTTCACCCGTACCATGAGCACTTTATCACATAGTGCCAATAAAGGGTCTTCCAAAAATGGAAATGGCTTTGGTGATGTGATTCTTCATCCTTCTCTTCAGAAAAGAATTGAACAACTGTCCAATGCAACTGCCAATACAAAATCCCATCAAGCACCTTTCCGAAACATGCTTTTCTATGGACCTCCAGGAACAGGAAAAACAATGGCTGCCAGAGAGCTTGCTCGAAAATCT GGATTAGATTATGCATTGATGACTGGTGGTGATGTTGCTCCGCTGGGATCACAGGCTGTTACCAAAATACACCAGTTATTCGATTGGGCTAAGAAGTCCAAGAGGGGTTTGTTGCTGTTCATTGATGAAGCAGATGCATTTTTGTGCGA GCGGAACAAGACCTACATGAGTGAAGCTCAAAGAAGTGCACTCAATGCTCTTCTTTTCCGCACTGGTGACCAATCAAAGGATATAGTCCTTGCTCTTGCCACAAATCGTCCAGGTGATCTTGATTCTGCTGTAGCAGATCGTATTGATGAAGTCCTGGAATTCCCTTTGCCTGGGGAAGAGGAACGCTTCAAGCTGCTCAAACTCTATTTGGACAAGTATATAGCTCAGGCCGGATCAAGAAAATCTGGCGGTTGGTTTCAAAATTTGTTCAAAAAACAGCAGCAGAAGATTGAGATCAGGGGACTGACTGATGACATCTTAAAGGAAGCAGCAGCAAAAACGGAGGGATTTTCTGGGAGAGAAATAGCAAAATTGATGGCAAGTATCCAAGCTGCAGTTTATGGGAGTCAGAATTGTGTACTTGATCCAAGCCTGTTTCGTGAAGTGGTAGATTATAAAGTTGCAGAACATCAACAGAGGAGTAAACTGGCATCAAAATCAGATGGAAAAAGTGCTTAG
- the LOC110662004 gene encoding protein NARROW LEAF 1, whose amino-acid sequence MEFSRVNMRARCSGSTPSEESALDTERNCCSHPSLPSLSPRPLQPFASGGQHCESSAAYFSWPSWRLIDAAEERANYFANLQKGVLPETLGQLPKGQRATTLLELMTIRAFHSKILRCYSLGTAIGFRIQRGVLTDIPAILVFVSRKVHKQWLSPIQCLPNALEGPGGVWCDVDVVEFSYFGAPEPTPKEQLYTEIVDDLRGGDLCIGSGSQVASQETYGTLGAIVRSQTGSRQIGFLTNRHVAVDLDYPNQKMFHPLPPTLGPGVYLGAVERATSFITDDLWYGIFAGINPETFVRADGAFIPFADDFDMSTVTTSVKGVGEIGDVKIIDLQSPISSLIGKQVMKVGRSSGLTTGTVLAYALEYNDEKGICFLTDFLVVGENQQTFDLEGDSGSLIIMKGQNGEKPRPIGIIWGGTANRGRLKLKVGQAPENWTSGVDLGRLLNLLELDLINTNEGLKVAVHEQRAASATAIGSTAGDSSPPDGMFPRDKVEGKFESLGLQIEHITMEVEHKNAEMKPSPMENEFHLEDGIKVAPSVEHQFIPSFRRQSPLHKNSLPEKAVSQNLASLRNGCDEDSCVSLHLGDNEAKRRRSIASTSIEKLK is encoded by the exons ATGGAGTTTAGTAGAGTTAACATGAGGGCCCGTTGCTCTGGTTCAACACCATCGGAGGAATCAGCTTTAGATACTGAAAGAAACTGTTGCAGTCATCCTAGCCTGCCTTCATTAAGTCCCCGACCTCTTCAACCTTTTGCTTCTGGTGGACAGCACTGTGAGAGCAGTGCTGCTTATTTCTCCTGGCCTAGCTGGCGGTTAATTGATGCTGCTGAGGAAAGGGCAAACTATTTTGCAAATCTGCAGAAAGGGGTTCTACCTGAAACTCTTGGTCAGTTGCCAAAGGGGCAACGAGCAACTACATTGCTTGAACTCATGACTATTAGGGCATTTCATAGCAAGATCTTGCGATGTTACAGTCTTGGCACAGCTATTGGCTTTCGCATTCAACGAGGTGTGCTAACAGACATACCAGCCATTCTTGTTTTTGTTTCTAGGAAAGTTCATAAGCAATGGCTCAGCCCCATCCAATGTCTGCCCAATGCCCTTGAG GGACCAGGAGGTGTATGGTGCGATGTTGATGTGGTTGAGTTCTCATATTTTGGTGCACCTGAGCCAACTCCCAAGGAACAGTTATATACTGAGATTGTAGATGATTTGCGTGGAGGTGACTTGTGTATTGGTTCCGGTTCTCAG GTGGCAAGCCAGGAGACCTATGGAACATTAGGTGCTATTGTGAGAAGTCAGACTGGCAGTAGACAAATTGGGTTTCTAACGAATCGGCATGTTGCTGTTGACTTGGATTACCCAAATCAAAAAATGTTCCATCCTTTGCCCCCAACACTTGGACCTGGTGTCTATCTTGGTGCAGTTGAGAGAGCCACTTCATTCATCACAGACGACCTTTGGTATGGCATTTTTGCTGGAATAAACCCTG AGACATTTGTCAGAGCAGATGGGGCATTCATCCCATTTGCTGATGATTTTGATATGTCCACTGTAACCACATCTGTGAAAGGTGTAGGAGAGATTGGTGATGTAAAGATTATAGATTTGCAGTCTCCAATCAGCAGCCTTATTGGGAAGCAGGTGATGAAGGTTGGAAGAAGTTCTGGCTTGACCACAGGAACTGTATTGGCCTATGCCCTTGAGTACAACGACGAAAAAGGCATATGCTTCTTAACTGATTTTCTTGTTGTAGGTGAGAACCAGCAGACTTTTGACCTTGAAGGGGATAGTGGAAGCCTCATCATAATGAAAGGTCAGAATGGCGAGAAGCCACGGCCTATTGGGATCATATGGGGTGGGACCGCTAATCGTGGCCGACTTAAGCTGAAAGTTGGCCAGGCGCCTGAAAATTGGACTAGTGGAGTTGATCTTGGCCGACTTCTCAATCTTCTTGAACTTGATCTCATCAATACCAATGAGGGGCTCAAAG TGGCAGTACACGAGCAAAGAGCTGCATCAGCAACGGCAATTGGCTCCACAGCGGGAGACTCCTCACCCCCAGATGGAATGTTTCCTAGGGACAAAGTTGAAGGCAAATTTGAGTCGTTAGGTCTTCAAATTGAGCATATCACCATGGAAGTCGAACACAAAAACGCAGAAATGAAACCATCACCAATGGAAAATGAATTTCATTTGGAAGATGGGATCAAGGTAGCTCCTAGTGTTGAACATCAGTTTATTCCAAGCTTCAGAAGACAGTCCCCGCTGCATAAGAACAGCTTACCAGAGAAGGCAGTATCACAGAACCTCGCTTCTCTGAGGAATGGCTGTGATGAAGATTCATGTGTTTCATTGCACTTGGGTGACAATGAAGCCAAAAGGAGGAGATCAATTGCTTCAACTAGTATTGAGAAACTGAAATGA
- the LOC110662006 gene encoding serine/arginine-rich splicing factor SR45 isoform X1, producing the protein MAKPKRGRTSPSGSGSGSSSRSRSNSRSRSYSGSDSRSSSRSRSLSSRSRSRSFSSSSSPSRSLSSASRSPPAQRKSPAAEVAKRGRSPPPQSRKISPPRKTSPIRESLVLHIDSLSRNVHEGHLKEIFSNFGEVVHVELAMDRTVNLPKGYGYVEFRTRADAEKALLYMDGAQIDGNVVRARFTLPPRQKVSPPPKPIAAAPKRDAPKTDNASVDVEKDGPQRQREPSPRRKPLASPRRRSPVTRRGGSPRRLPDSPPRRRVDSPSHRRIESPYRRGDTPPRRRPASPARGRSPSPPRRYRSPARGSPRRIRGGPVRRRSPPPPRRRTPPRRARSPPRRSPLRRRSRSPIRRPARSRSRSLSPRSRGRAPAARRGRSSSYSRSPSPRKVTRRISRSRSPRRPLRGRSTSNSKSSSSPLRNP; encoded by the exons ATGGCGAAGCCAAAGCGAGGCCGTACCTCGCCTTCTGGTTCTGGTTCGGGCTCGTCCTCCCGGTCCCGCTCCAATTCACGGTCACGCTCTTACTCCGGTTCAGATTCTCGCTCCAGCTCACGCTCCCGGTCTTTGTCCTCTCGATCTCGCTCCAGATCGTTCTCTTCATCCTCCTCCCCTTCTCGCAGTCTCAGCTCTGCTAGCCGCAGCCCTCCTGCTCAGAGAAAGAG TCCTGCTGCTGAAGTGGCTAAACGAGGCCGTTCTCCACCACCGCAATCTAGAAAAATTTCTCCGCCAAg GAAGACTTCTCCCATTCGCGAGTCTCTTGTTCTTCACATTGACTCGCTCAGCAGGAATGTGCATGAGGGCCATTTAAAAGAGATATTCA GTAACTTTGGTGAAGTTGTACATGTGGAGCTGGCAATGGACCGTACT GTTAATCTTCCAAAAGGATATGGATATGTTGAATTCAGGACAAGGGCTGATGCTGAGAAGGCCCTACTATACATGGATGGG GCCCAGATTGATGGCAATGTTGTTCGAGCAAGGTTCACATTACCGCCGCGGCAGAAGGTTTCACCACCCCCAAAACCTATTGCTGCTGCTCCAAAGCGAGATGCTCCCAAAACTGATAATGCAAGTGTAGATGTTGAGAAGGATGGACCACAAAGGCAAAGAGAAC CTTCTCCCCGTCGGAAACCTCTAGCCTCTCCTCGAAGAAGATCCCCTGTTACTCGAAGAGGTGGATCCCCTAGACGTCTTCCAGATTCTCCTCCACGTCGACGTGTAGATTCTCCTTCACATCGGCGAATAGAGTCTCCTTATCGTCGTGGGGATACACCACCAAGACGGAGACCAGCATCCCCAGCTAGAGGTCGTAGTCCATCTCCACCAAGGCGTTATAGATCCCCTGCAAG GGGCTCTCCCAGAAGGATTCGCGGCGGCCCTGTTCGCAGACGTTCTCCTCCTCCTCCAAGGCGACG CACACCTCCTAGACGAGCCCGTAGTCCTCCAAGAAGGTCCCCACTTCGTCGACGTAGCCGATCTCCAATTCGTAGGCCTGCTCGCTCACGTTCAAGATCACTTTCACCGAGGAG CAGAGGCCGAGCTCCTGCTGCTAGACGTGGGAGGTCATCATCCTATTCCAGGTCACCTAGTCCACGCAAG GTCACCCGCAGGATATCAAGGAGCCGTAGTCCTAGAag GCCTTTGAGGGGAAGAAGCACCAGCAACAGCAAAAGCAGCAGCTCACCACTTCGTAACCCATAG
- the LOC110662006 gene encoding serine/arginine-rich splicing factor SR45 isoform X2 yields the protein MAKPKRGRTSPSGSGSGSSSRSRSNSRSRSYSGSDSRSSSRSRSLSSRSRSRSFSSSSSPSRSLSSASRSPPAQRKSPAAEVAKRGRSPPPQSRKISPPRKTSPIRESLVLHIDSLSRNVHEGHLKEIFSNFGEVVHVELAMDRTVNLPKGYGYVEFRTRADAEKALLYMDGAQIDGNVVRARFTLPPRQKVSPPPKPIAAAPKRDAPKTDNASVDVEKDGPQRQREPSPRRKPLASPRRRSPVTRRGGSPRRLPDSPPRRRVDSPSHRRIESPYRRGDTPPRRRPASPARGRSPSPPRRYRSPARGSPRRIRGGPVRRRSPPPPRRRTPPRRARSPPRRSPLRRRSRSPIRRPARSRSRSLSPRRGRAPAARRGRSSSYSRSPSPRKVTRRISRSRSPRRPLRGRSTSNSKSSSSPLRNP from the exons ATGGCGAAGCCAAAGCGAGGCCGTACCTCGCCTTCTGGTTCTGGTTCGGGCTCGTCCTCCCGGTCCCGCTCCAATTCACGGTCACGCTCTTACTCCGGTTCAGATTCTCGCTCCAGCTCACGCTCCCGGTCTTTGTCCTCTCGATCTCGCTCCAGATCGTTCTCTTCATCCTCCTCCCCTTCTCGCAGTCTCAGCTCTGCTAGCCGCAGCCCTCCTGCTCAGAGAAAGAG TCCTGCTGCTGAAGTGGCTAAACGAGGCCGTTCTCCACCACCGCAATCTAGAAAAATTTCTCCGCCAAg GAAGACTTCTCCCATTCGCGAGTCTCTTGTTCTTCACATTGACTCGCTCAGCAGGAATGTGCATGAGGGCCATTTAAAAGAGATATTCA GTAACTTTGGTGAAGTTGTACATGTGGAGCTGGCAATGGACCGTACT GTTAATCTTCCAAAAGGATATGGATATGTTGAATTCAGGACAAGGGCTGATGCTGAGAAGGCCCTACTATACATGGATGGG GCCCAGATTGATGGCAATGTTGTTCGAGCAAGGTTCACATTACCGCCGCGGCAGAAGGTTTCACCACCCCCAAAACCTATTGCTGCTGCTCCAAAGCGAGATGCTCCCAAAACTGATAATGCAAGTGTAGATGTTGAGAAGGATGGACCACAAAGGCAAAGAGAAC CTTCTCCCCGTCGGAAACCTCTAGCCTCTCCTCGAAGAAGATCCCCTGTTACTCGAAGAGGTGGATCCCCTAGACGTCTTCCAGATTCTCCTCCACGTCGACGTGTAGATTCTCCTTCACATCGGCGAATAGAGTCTCCTTATCGTCGTGGGGATACACCACCAAGACGGAGACCAGCATCCCCAGCTAGAGGTCGTAGTCCATCTCCACCAAGGCGTTATAGATCCCCTGCAAG GGGCTCTCCCAGAAGGATTCGCGGCGGCCCTGTTCGCAGACGTTCTCCTCCTCCTCCAAGGCGACG CACACCTCCTAGACGAGCCCGTAGTCCTCCAAGAAGGTCCCCACTTCGTCGACGTAGCCGATCTCCAATTCGTAGGCCTGCTCGCTCACGTTCAAGATCACTTTCACCGAGGAG AGGCCGAGCTCCTGCTGCTAGACGTGGGAGGTCATCATCCTATTCCAGGTCACCTAGTCCACGCAAG GTCACCCGCAGGATATCAAGGAGCCGTAGTCCTAGAag GCCTTTGAGGGGAAGAAGCACCAGCAACAGCAAAAGCAGCAGCTCACCACTTCGTAACCCATAG
- the LOC110662007 gene encoding uncharacterized protein LOC110662007 isoform X2: MAGNGLPVPSLGRVKLSDLIPSEGLPSDSYKLSVSTLSQSLAQYSAAIIQFSGIDGALLRSGLDSARLYFHQRSSYPSADMIHTNDSREWCKTSGYYADPQLWQETFDYRPGLTPTEPNNSMEFPPGGLPDIFALLGKAARDILDAISFYLNLRSSPFTEILDNVPLRSREISSSVLSVCCYARPSFQGAQHHNLTAQEDGQMVMYPDHEHQVDKSLISLVKSDKAGLHVRDFHGRWVLVDGDLGPQEAIVYPGLALYQATAGYINPALHRTEINNMQGNMYGRCSLAFKLMPKSMTSLSCSEMRAAGHGVEAQFQLPVPVDDFMQRPHPTDQIFNRHNFQSFNFSTSQDGSMKPMMRRRKNNSRCKPLPPSKRLRLEAQRVLKERVQDIADKKGIKLRFCNLKECENHIHTLDSPCANIRMEIGWPAGVPFVHPHDLPNKAKIGFLEAYEPGWTATHGMELSLTETGQGSQHSAN, encoded by the exons ATGGCAGGCAATGGCCTGCCAGTGCCATCTTTGGGTCGTGTGAAGCTCAGTGATCTTATTCCCTCTGAAGGCCTTCCCTCTGATTCGTACAAACTCTCAGTCTCCACTTTGTCACAGTCGCTTGCTCAATATTCTGCTGCCATCATTCAATTCTCGGGAATCGATGGGGCGCTTCTGAGATCCGGTTTGGATTCTGCTCGCCTTTACTTCCATCAAAGATCATCATACCCCTCTGCGGATATGATTCATACCAATGATTCTCGCGAATGGTGCAAGACATCTGGTTACTATGCTGATCCTCAGCTGTGGCAGGAAACCTTTGATTATAGACCAGGCCTGACTCCTACAGAGCCGAATAATTCCATGGAATTCCCTCCAGGAGGATTGCCTGACATATTTGCCCTGCTCGGAAAGGCAGCTAGGGATATACTGGATGCCATCAGCTTCTATTTAAACTTGCGTAGCTCTCCTTTTACTGAAATACTTGATAATGTTCCCTTGAGAAGTCGGGAGATATCCTCTTCAGTATTGTCTGTTTGCTGTTATGCTAGACCATCTTTTCAGGGAGCACAGCACCATAATTTAACTGCTCAAGAAGATGGTCAGATGGTTATGTATCCTGACCATGAGCACCAAGTTGATAAAAGCCTGATATCTCTTGTTAAGTCAGATAAGGCGGGTTTACATGTTAGAGATTTTCATGGTCGCTGGGTTCTTGTGGATGGAGATCTTGGTCCTCAAGAAGCCATTGTTTACCCTGGACTTGCCCTGTACCAGGCAACTGCAGGCTATATCAACCCTGCGCTTCACAGAACAGAGATTAATAACATGCAGGGGAACATGTATGGGCGCTGTTCTTTGGCTTTTAAACTTATGCCGAAGTCTATGACCAGTCTCAGTTGTTCGGAGATGAGAGCAGCTGGTCATGGTGTTGAAGCTCAGTTCCAGCTACCAGTACCAGTGGATGACTTCATGCAGAGACCTCACCCCACTGATCAGATCTTTAACAGGCATAATTTCCAAAGTTTCAATTTCTCAACGTCTCAAGATG GATCTATGAAGCCCATGATGAGGAGGAGGAAGAATAATTCAAGATGCAAACCTCTGCCACCATCCAAGAGGCTAAGGCTTGAGGCTCAGAGGGTTCTGAAGGAAAGAGTTCAGGACATTGCAGATAAGAAAGGCATCAAGCTAAGGTTCTGCAACCTCAAGGAGTGCGAGAATCACATTCATACCTTGGATAGCCCATGTGCCAATATTAGAATGGAGATCGGTTGGCCTGCTGGAGTACCATTTGTTCATCCCCATGATTTGCCGAATAAGGCAAAGATAGGTTTTCTTGAAGCATATGAGCCTGGGTGGACAGCAACTCATGGTATGGAGCTAAGTCTGACCGAAACTGGACAAGGCAGTCAACACTCGGCCAATT GA
- the LOC110662007 gene encoding uncharacterized protein LOC110662007 isoform X1: MAGNGLPVPSLGRVKLSDLIPSEGLPSDSYKLSVSTLSQSLAQYSAAIIQFSGIDGALLRSGLDSARLYFHQRSSYPSADMIHTNDSREWCKTSGYYADPQLWQETFDYRPGLTPTEPNNSMEFPPGGLPDIFALLGKAARDILDAISFYLNLRSSPFTEILDNVPLRSREISSSVLSVCCYARPSFQGAQHHNLTAQEDGQMVMYPDHEHQVDKSLISLVKSDKAGLHVRDFHGRWVLVDGDLGPQEAIVYPGLALYQATAGYINPALHRTEINNMQGNMYGRCSLAFKLMPKSMTSLSCSEMRAAGHGVEAQFQLPVPVDDFMQRPHPTDQIFNRHNFQSFNFSTSQDGSMKPMMRRRKNNSRCKPLPPSKRLRLEAQRVLKERVQDIADKKGIKLRFCNLKECENHIHTLDSPCANIRMEIGWPAGVPFVHPHDLPNKAKIGFLEAYEPGWTATHGMELSLTETGQGSQHSANCT; encoded by the exons ATGGCAGGCAATGGCCTGCCAGTGCCATCTTTGGGTCGTGTGAAGCTCAGTGATCTTATTCCCTCTGAAGGCCTTCCCTCTGATTCGTACAAACTCTCAGTCTCCACTTTGTCACAGTCGCTTGCTCAATATTCTGCTGCCATCATTCAATTCTCGGGAATCGATGGGGCGCTTCTGAGATCCGGTTTGGATTCTGCTCGCCTTTACTTCCATCAAAGATCATCATACCCCTCTGCGGATATGATTCATACCAATGATTCTCGCGAATGGTGCAAGACATCTGGTTACTATGCTGATCCTCAGCTGTGGCAGGAAACCTTTGATTATAGACCAGGCCTGACTCCTACAGAGCCGAATAATTCCATGGAATTCCCTCCAGGAGGATTGCCTGACATATTTGCCCTGCTCGGAAAGGCAGCTAGGGATATACTGGATGCCATCAGCTTCTATTTAAACTTGCGTAGCTCTCCTTTTACTGAAATACTTGATAATGTTCCCTTGAGAAGTCGGGAGATATCCTCTTCAGTATTGTCTGTTTGCTGTTATGCTAGACCATCTTTTCAGGGAGCACAGCACCATAATTTAACTGCTCAAGAAGATGGTCAGATGGTTATGTATCCTGACCATGAGCACCAAGTTGATAAAAGCCTGATATCTCTTGTTAAGTCAGATAAGGCGGGTTTACATGTTAGAGATTTTCATGGTCGCTGGGTTCTTGTGGATGGAGATCTTGGTCCTCAAGAAGCCATTGTTTACCCTGGACTTGCCCTGTACCAGGCAACTGCAGGCTATATCAACCCTGCGCTTCACAGAACAGAGATTAATAACATGCAGGGGAACATGTATGGGCGCTGTTCTTTGGCTTTTAAACTTATGCCGAAGTCTATGACCAGTCTCAGTTGTTCGGAGATGAGAGCAGCTGGTCATGGTGTTGAAGCTCAGTTCCAGCTACCAGTACCAGTGGATGACTTCATGCAGAGACCTCACCCCACTGATCAGATCTTTAACAGGCATAATTTCCAAAGTTTCAATTTCTCAACGTCTCAAGATG GATCTATGAAGCCCATGATGAGGAGGAGGAAGAATAATTCAAGATGCAAACCTCTGCCACCATCCAAGAGGCTAAGGCTTGAGGCTCAGAGGGTTCTGAAGGAAAGAGTTCAGGACATTGCAGATAAGAAAGGCATCAAGCTAAGGTTCTGCAACCTCAAGGAGTGCGAGAATCACATTCATACCTTGGATAGCCCATGTGCCAATATTAGAATGGAGATCGGTTGGCCTGCTGGAGTACCATTTGTTCATCCCCATGATTTGCCGAATAAGGCAAAGATAGGTTTTCTTGAAGCATATGAGCCTGGGTGGACAGCAACTCATGGTATGGAGCTAAGTCTGACCGAAACTGGACAAGGCAGTCAACACTCGGCCAATTGTACCT GA
- the LOC131171980 gene encoding 60S ribosomal protein L27-like, producing MVKFLKPILAVILLQGRSARRKAVIFRFFDDGTRDRPYGHCLVAGISKYPSKVINKDSAKKTAKESRVKALIKVLNYSHVMPTRYTLDVDLKDVVSPEALVTKDMKVTAAEVIKKRFEEPSLGFEMI from the coding sequence ATGGTCAAGTTCTTGAAACCCATTTTGGCGGTTATCCTCCTCCAGGGTCGCTCCGCCCGCCGGAAGGCGGTGATTTTCCGATTCTTCGATGACGGGACCCGTGATCGCCCATACGGCCACTGCCTGGTCGCTGGAATATCGAAGTACCCATCGAAGGTGATCAATAAAGACTCAGCGAAGAAGACAGCGAAGGAGTCGCGCGTGAAGGCGCTTATCAAGGTGTTGAACTACAGCCATGTGATGCCTACGAGATACACTCTGGATGTGGATTTGAAGGATGTGGTGAGTCCTGAAGCGCTAGTGACCAAGGACATGAAGGTTACGGCTGCCGAAGTAATCAAGAAGAGGTTTGAGGAGCCAAGCTTAGGTTTTGAAATGATTTAA
- the LOC110662008 gene encoding probable BOI-related E3 ubiquitin-protein ligase 3, with protein sequence MAVEARHLSLFPPQLLGNREIMNHVEANSNIYNTQMGYGIPLSGTTTTTETQLPMYSSVITDSIPQKTPIKSESGLTYNLPMPRKRPRESISPLLSYPTPQPNKTASPFSFLGQDFSLQIEQQQLDIDRLISQHMEKVRMELEDKRKRQARRIIEAIEEGMLKRLRAKEEEIEKMGKLNWALEERVKSLCIENQIWRDLAQTNEATANALRTNLEQVLAAQVDERTRGAGLDETAAEMDDAQSCCGSSGEGERSSERCMLASGVQNKDTTRLCRNCRKEESCVLLLPCRHLCLCTVCGSILNACPICKATKNASFHVNMS encoded by the exons ATGGCTGTAGAAGCCCGGCATCTCAGTCTCTTCCCTCCTCAACTCCTAGGCAACAG GGAAATAATGAATCATGTTGAAGCAAATTCTAATATCTACAATACTCAGATGGGATATGGGATTCCATTATCAGGAACTACAACAACTACGGAGACACAGCTTCCCATGTACAGTTCTGTAATCACCGATTCAATCCCTCAAAAAACACCAATCAAATCAGAAAGCGGCCTCACCTACAATCTGCCTATGCCAAGAAAGCGCCCAAGAGAATCTATCAGCCCTCTCCTCTCATACCCGACTCCCCAGCCCAACAAGACTGCTTCTCCCTTCTCCTTTCTTGGCCAAGACTTCTCCCTCCAGATTGAGCAACAGCAACTAGACATCGACCGTCTTATTTCCCAACAT ATGGAGAAAGTGAGGATGGAGTTAGAAGATAAGAGAAAGAGGCAAGCGAGGAGGATAATAGAGGCAATAGAAGAAGGGATGCTCAAGAGGCTAAGAGCCAAGGAAGAAGAAATCGAGAagatgggtaaattgaattgggcACTGGAAGAGAGGGTCAAGTCCTTGTGCATAGAGAACCAAATATGGCGAGACCTTGCCCAAACCAACGAGGCAACAGCCAATGCTCTAAGGACCAACCTAGAACAAGTCCTCGCGGCGCAGGTTGACGAGCGCACCCGAGGCGCAGGATTAGACGAAACGGCAGCAGAAATGGACGATGCCCAATCGTGCTGTGGCAGCAGTGGTGAGGGGGAAAGGTCATCGGAGCGGTGTATGCTGGCAAGTGGGGTGCAGAATAAGGACACAACTAGGCTGTGCAGGAACTGTAGGAAGGAGGAATCGTGTGTGTTGCTATTGCCGTGCAGGCATCTGTGCCTTTGCACTGTTTGCGGGTCTATTCTCAATGCTTGCCCTATCTGTAAAGCCACCAAGAATGCCAGTTTCCATGTTAACATGTCATGA